The following are encoded in a window of Salinibacter ruber DSM 13855 genomic DNA:
- a CDS encoding glycosyltransferase, with translation MQTRGIRAEKPVKNPPALAGGEVKGRRYDAVVSLTTPPLLPVAMAVARLLRGQSYGIWSMDLHPEAETAVGMIDGEGPLGRLLYALTDWSYRRAAFTVDLGPHMKERIRAKGVLDERLHTIPVWNKKEEVFPISDDENPLVEEVGIHDKFVVMYSGNAGLGVLKKGRNAGDTASSMKFTSPNIEKYWLCLRLASPLRNSSPGLGTGSAASRRESP, from the coding sequence ATGCAGACCCGTGGGATAAGGGCAGAGAAGCCCGTGAAGAATCCTCCGGCTTTAGCCGGGGGAGAAGTCAAGGGGCGCCGTTACGACGCGGTCGTGTCGCTTACGACCCCACCCCTCCTGCCGGTGGCCATGGCCGTGGCGCGCCTGCTCCGCGGCCAATCGTACGGCATCTGGTCGATGGACCTGCACCCGGAGGCCGAGACCGCTGTGGGGATGATCGACGGTGAGGGGCCGCTTGGACGCCTCCTCTACGCCCTTACCGACTGGAGCTATCGCCGGGCGGCCTTCACTGTCGACCTGGGGCCGCATATGAAAGAGCGCATTCGGGCGAAGGGCGTCCTCGACGAGCGGCTCCACACGATCCCCGTCTGGAACAAGAAGGAGGAGGTCTTCCCAATCTCGGACGACGAAAACCCGCTCGTGGAGGAGGTGGGAATCCACGACAAGTTTGTCGTCATGTACTCAGGCAATGCCGGGCTTGGGGTGTTGAAGAAGGGGAGAAACGCTGGTGATACAGCTTCGTCCATGAAATTTACGTCACCGAACATCGAGAAATACTGGTTATGCCTGAGACTCGCGTCCCCGTTGAGGAACTCCAGTCCCGGCTTGGGGACTGGCTCCGCCGCGTCGAGGAGGGAGAGCCCATAG
- a CDS encoding type II toxin-antitoxin system Phd/YefM family antitoxin: MPETRVPVEELQSRLGDWLRRVEEGEPIVITRKGRDVAQIKAVKEVAREDSLPSLEESRASVTVSGEDLSETVRQQRWEHRDRVLSECAGSIATECFQSALGASRPSAFRVRWEHRDRVLSECAGNAAKPCSRSTHGTAPHCPCATCPRSVLLICHLHCPEK, from the coding sequence ATGCCTGAGACTCGCGTCCCCGTTGAGGAACTCCAGTCCCGGCTTGGGGACTGGCTCCGCCGCGTCGAGGAGGGAGAGCCCATAGTGATTACGCGAAAGGGACGGGACGTGGCTCAGATCAAGGCAGTCAAGGAGGTCGCGAGGGAGGACTCACTCCCGTCTTTAGAAGAGTCGCGCGCCTCCGTTACAGTGAGCGGGGAGGATCTCAGTGAAACAGTTCGACAACAGCGCTGGGAGCATCGCGACCGAGTGCTTTCAGAGTGCGCTGGGAGCATCGCGACCGAGTGCTTTCAGAGTGCGCTGGGAGCATCGCGACCGAGTGCTTTCAGAGTGCGCTGGGAGCATCGCGACCGAGTGCTTTCAGAGTGCGCTGGGAACGCAGCGAAACCCTGCAGCCGGAGTACTCACGGGACGGCGCCGCACTGCCCCTGCGCAACCTGTCCCCGATCAGTGTTGTTAATATGCCATCTCCACTGTCCCGAAAAATAG
- a CDS encoding DUF433 domain-containing protein, translated as MGGEPRVAGHRITVQDIAVWHERMGWSVGEIASEYDLSLAAVHAASAYYFAYGERIDRSIEEGGALVEKMKEQMSSTGAEPLDKQPE; from the coding sequence GTGGGAGGGGAACCTCGCGTTGCCGGCCATCGCATCACCGTCCAGGACATTGCCGTCTGGCACGAGCGGATGGGGTGGAGCGTTGGTGAGATCGCAAGTGAGTACGACCTGTCCCTCGCCGCTGTGCACGCGGCCAGTGCCTACTACTTTGCGTATGGGGAGCGCATCGACCGGTCGATTGAGGAGGGTGGGGCACTCGTCGAGAAGATGAAAGAGCAGATGTCGTCGACAGGGGCCGAACCACTTGACAAACAACCTGAGTGA
- a CDS encoding DUF6364 family protein encodes MKSKLTLRMNEDVKERAKEVARERGTSLSALVEDYFRLLSGEGSSDEGDGSPEDGESPEDGESAPALTPRLKEVHEHIGSPPPEAPFDEPRGDLTEDERQLVKAASEKHA; translated from the coding sequence ATGAAGTCCAAGCTGACCCTGCGCATGAACGAAGACGTCAAGGAACGGGCCAAAGAGGTCGCCCGGGAGCGGGGCACGTCCCTGTCGGCGCTCGTGGAGGACTACTTCCGGCTGCTGAGTGGCGAGGGGTCTTCCGACGAAGGTGACGGGTCGCCCGAAGATGGCGAGTCGCCCGAGGATGGCGAGTCAGCTCCCGCTCTCACCCCCCGGCTGAAGGAGGTCCACGAGCACATCGGGTCTCCGCCCCCGGAGGCCCCCTTCGATGAACCGAGAGGCGATCTCACCGAGGACGAACGGCAGTTGGTGAAGGCGGCCTCGGAAAAGCACGCGTAG
- a CDS encoding type II toxin-antitoxin system VapC family toxin → MRILFDTNILIDAAVKPREHHDTANRLLASAERGGVEGLVAPASITTCWYVSTSTHGVDPRPLFEYLSTVLDLARMNWPALSEALEAPVEADFEDEYIAAAGAQAGAEVVVTRNAADFRDGPLTAYRPEEVIEALG, encoded by the coding sequence ATGCGAATTCTCTTCGACACCAATATTCTGATCGACGCTGCGGTAAAACCCCGCGAGCATCACGACACGGCCAACCGGCTTCTGGCTTCCGCCGAGCGGGGAGGGGTGGAGGGCCTCGTGGCGCCTGCGTCCATCACGACCTGCTGGTACGTCTCGACGTCCACCCACGGCGTCGACCCGCGCCCCCTCTTCGAGTATCTGTCGACCGTACTTGACCTTGCCCGGATGAACTGGCCTGCGTTGTCGGAGGCCCTGGAAGCGCCGGTGGAGGCCGACTTTGAGGATGAGTACATCGCTGCTGCCGGGGCGCAGGCCGGGGCCGAGGTCGTCGTAACCCGGAATGCAGCTGATTTTCGGGACGGTCCGCTCACGGCCTACCGTCCAGAGGAAGTGATCGAGGCTCTCGGATGA
- a CDS encoding type II toxin-antitoxin system CcdA family antitoxin, translating into MRITVRVPDDLGDTVKSTTENVSAYVTEALREKIARDRRREARQNILDGIRDYEGPGAEGGAEEQLHEERRESDRARS; encoded by the coding sequence ATGCGCATCACGGTTCGGGTGCCCGACGATCTCGGCGACACCGTCAAGTCTACGACCGAGAATGTCTCAGCGTACGTGACCGAAGCCCTCCGCGAAAAGATTGCCCGGGACCGCCGCCGGGAAGCCCGCCAGAACATCCTCGATGGAATCCGCGACTACGAGGGGCCAGGGGCCGAGGGGGGAGCTGAGGAGCAGTTGCACGAAGAGCGGAGAGAAAGCGATCGGGCCCGTTCATGA
- a CDS encoding type II toxin-antitoxin system VapC family toxin, translating to MIGLDTGYFFRLAEKTGQSIELLHTATEEERDVVVCTIAIYELLRHRMRGSLDAAVVDLVLGNRAAFRWVGTETYEVLRRAAGISHGMGLHMADALIAAACETRGTETFYTRNVSDFEKYEGPMEVVSLD from the coding sequence ATGATTGGACTCGACACGGGCTACTTTTTCCGGCTCGCTGAGAAGACCGGACAGTCGATCGAGCTCCTCCACACGGCAACGGAGGAGGAGCGGGACGTGGTCGTCTGTACAATTGCCATCTACGAGCTTCTCCGCCACCGTATGCGGGGCAGTCTGGATGCCGCCGTCGTCGACCTTGTGCTCGGCAACCGAGCGGCCTTCCGCTGGGTAGGAACGGAGACATACGAGGTGCTCCGCCGAGCCGCTGGTATTTCCCACGGCATGGGGCTACACATGGCGGATGCGCTCATTGCGGCGGCCTGCGAGACGCGGGGCACGGAGACGTTTTACACGCGTAACGTCTCTGATTTCGAAAAGTACGAGGGGCCGATGGAAGTCGTCTCCCTGGACTGA
- a CDS encoding Uma2 family endonuclease, protein MSSTSSPPVPALANGDRLTRDKFERRYEAMPHVKKAELIEGTVYMPSPVHANNHGRPHSVIMGWLLTYDAATPGVSSYDNTTVRLDLDTEPQPDALLRIEEACGGQSRISEDDYVEGPPELIVEVAHSSAAYDLHDKKRAYRRNGVQEYVVWQIEEERVDWFVLEEGAYISLSPDENGHVASRVFPGLVLDVGALLDADLSSVLSCVQAQIGGEAHQAFANRLDAR, encoded by the coding sequence ATGTCCTCCACCTCCTCTCCGCCTGTTCCGGCTCTGGCGAACGGCGATCGCCTCACGCGCGACAAGTTCGAGCGCCGGTACGAGGCGATGCCGCACGTCAAGAAGGCTGAGCTCATCGAAGGCACCGTCTACATGCCCTCTCCTGTCCACGCCAACAACCATGGTCGTCCTCATAGCGTAATTATGGGCTGGCTCCTCACCTACGATGCCGCGACTCCAGGGGTCAGTTCATACGACAATACAACCGTCCGCCTTGACCTCGACACCGAACCACAGCCGGACGCGTTGCTCCGAATCGAGGAGGCGTGCGGCGGCCAGTCGCGCATCAGCGAAGACGACTACGTGGAGGGCCCACCAGAGCTGATCGTGGAGGTTGCCCACAGCAGTGCGGCCTACGACCTGCACGATAAGAAGCGGGCCTACCGCCGTAACGGGGTGCAGGAGTACGTCGTGTGGCAGATCGAGGAGGAACGGGTCGACTGGTTCGTGCTGGAGGAGGGGGCCTATATTTCGCTATCGCCCGACGAGAACGGGCACGTCGCAAGCCGCGTGTTTCCTGGTCTCGTCCTGGACGTAGGCGCCCTCCTCGACGCGGACCTGTCATCCGTGCTCTCGTGTGTGCAGGCCCAAATCGGCGGCGAGGCCCATCAGGCGTTTGCAAATCGACTGGACGCTCGTTGA
- a CDS encoding carbamoyltransferase C-terminal domain-containing protein, which yields MLGVGHGLGNRRILADPGRADARDRINSRVKYREEFRLFAPSILEEAVDACVDGYDTSGPNNVGAAPRPEGGSSLRAAPDPFMQQVYPVREEKRDEIPAMTHVDGTGQLQAVGKDRNPVYHALISTFAERMGTPVVLSTSFNENEPIVESPEQALDGFFRTATSAVVVENTLVMRQPAEAVAAGAPSD from the coding sequence ATGCTTGGAGTCGGGCACGGGCTCGGCAACCGCAGGATCCTCGCCGACCCAGGCCGCGCCGACGCCCGCGACCGCATCAACAGCCGGGTCAAGTACCGCGAGGAGTTTCGCCTGTTTGCACCGTCGATTTTAGAGGAGGCGGTGGACGCATGCGTCGACGGCTACGACACGTCCGGACCGAACAACGTGGGGGCCGCGCCCCGACCGGAGGGAGGAAGTAGTCTCCGGGCTGCGCCCGATCCGTTCATGCAGCAGGTGTATCCGGTGCGGGAGGAGAAACGTGACGAGATTCCCGCCATGACGCACGTGGACGGCACTGGGCAGCTCCAGGCCGTCGGAAAAGACCGCAATCCGGTATACCACGCGCTCATTTCCACCTTCGCCGAAAGGATGGGGACGCCGGTGGTGCTCAGCACCAGCTTCAACGAAAACGAGCCGATCGTCGAATCCCCCGAGCAGGCCCTCGACGGCTTCTTCCGCACGGCGACAAGCGCGGTGGTCGTCGAAAACACGCTGGTCATGCGGCAGCCGGCGGAGGCCGTCGCGGCGGGCGCCCCCTCGGACTGA
- a CDS encoding DUF433 domain-containing protein: MAGRACIRDTRVPVSLLVNLVANGMTG, from the coding sequence ATGGCTGGGCGGGCCTGCATCCGAGACACCCGCGTACCCGTATCGCTCCTCGTCAACCTAGTGGCGAATGGGATGACAGGATGA
- a CDS encoding DUF433 domain-containing protein has product MTPAEIVEAYLYLEREDVQQALQYAAWLMEEKVDADA; this is encoded by the coding sequence ATGACACCCGCCGAAATCGTAGAGGCCTATCTCTACCTTGAGCGGGAGGACGTGCAGCAGGCCCTTCAGTACGCCGCGTGGCTCATGGAAGAGAAGGTAGACGCCGACGCATGA
- a CDS encoding Uma2 family endonuclease, whose product MDTIQRFTSSRAVVSLPVALLHARERRITVEEYHAMGEAGIFSEDDRIELIDGHLVAMPPIGPAHSHSVNDLADLFNQRLYSFDRPPARVSVQNPIHLGEYGEPQPDLVLYDPDVPRDRHIQPGDTFLVVEVAESSVEYDRDVKSELYGRAGIPEYWVVDLVRETVVGFRRPEGEGYAERIRYSRGDELTVMTPHDLEPLPVADVLGAQ is encoded by the coding sequence ATGGACACGATTCAACGTTTTACATCTTCCCGGGCCGTCGTGTCCCTCCCTGTGGCCCTGCTCCACGCTCGTGAACGGCGAATTACGGTGGAGGAGTACCACGCGATGGGAGAGGCCGGCATCTTCTCAGAGGACGACCGAATCGAATTGATCGACGGCCATCTCGTTGCGATGCCTCCCATCGGTCCCGCGCACAGCCACAGCGTCAACGACCTCGCGGATCTGTTCAATCAGCGCCTGTATTCCTTTGACCGCCCTCCGGCCCGGGTCAGCGTCCAGAATCCGATTCACCTGGGTGAGTACGGCGAGCCACAGCCCGATCTCGTCCTGTACGATCCCGACGTGCCGCGGGATCGTCACATTCAGCCGGGCGATACGTTTCTCGTGGTGGAAGTGGCCGAGAGCAGCGTTGAGTACGATCGAGATGTCAAATCCGAGCTGTACGGCCGGGCTGGAATTCCGGAGTACTGGGTGGTGGACCTGGTACGCGAGACCGTCGTGGGTTTTCGCCGGCCTGAGGGAGAGGGATATGCAGAACGGATTCGTTATTCGCGGGGCGACGAATTGACCGTGATGACGCCTCACGACCTCGAGCCCCTTCCAGTCGCCGACGTGCTGGGAGCGCAGTGA
- a CDS encoding type II toxin-antitoxin system VapC family toxin — protein MILAYALVGVPEHTPAVNRLLDLDLAWAGPPLWRNELRNVLLQYIWVPETDRPGDAVTLGDAQRKMHLAETLIGERTFGVESDAVLDIAQTTGLSAYDGEYVALAQEVDVPLVTTDGAILQAVPDVAVRPDDITVLSRAREEHSKSTRSAAQ, from the coding sequence ATGATTTTGGCGTATGCACTGGTTGGGGTGCCGGAACACACCCCCGCGGTCAACCGGCTGCTGGACCTCGATCTGGCGTGGGCGGGTCCTCCGCTGTGGCGGAACGAGCTTCGGAACGTGCTGCTCCAGTACATCTGGGTTCCCGAAACAGATCGCCCCGGAGACGCGGTGACGCTCGGCGATGCACAGCGAAAGATGCATCTTGCCGAGACGTTGATCGGAGAGCGCACGTTCGGGGTCGAGTCGGACGCCGTACTGGACATCGCGCAGACCACGGGTCTTTCGGCGTACGACGGGGAGTACGTGGCTCTGGCACAGGAGGTGGACGTCCCGCTCGTTACCACCGACGGTGCGATCCTACAGGCGGTGCCCGACGTAGCGGTGCGTCCGGACGACATTACAGTATTGAGTAGAGCACGAGAAGAGCACTCTAAAAGCACTCGCTCCGCAGCGCAGTAA
- a CDS encoding RNA-guided endonuclease InsQ/TnpB family protein, translating to MYLTRKLKLGRTDQLDALARRAGDLWSTVAKWHWRFVDRQGYWLSKGQSQTMHCKGYEGLHSQSAQAVADSFYDSLQSWRKKRDSGNYEGLRPPYKQKRYFKIQWKSSAIKLRDDGVLRLSNGRGNDPALINWPSGQEPKRVEIGWDGDRYELRCQQKVEEDGEPKGSKTAGIDVGEIHLAAVYTEDESWTVNGRELRSLRRQQNRTKKKLDSKIDQKEYGSRKWKRLARAKDRQLRKTRNQIKDLLHKQSTRLLKTLHERRVGTVVVGDLTGIRESIGYGSKANQKLHQWAYGEFARMIEYKARLCGMTVERVGEAYTSQECPSCGNRHKPHGREYICGCGFEGHRDLVGAANIRQKYLGQDEPEGSPLRVAGEGPKRSVMASPTGVRYRPHMRCNPATVGKTSTEPKGSCGQAGRPVGSGQRSPQENLPALAGGEVKASET from the coding sequence ATGTATCTGACTCGCAAACTCAAATTAGGCAGGACAGATCAGCTTGATGCCCTGGCGCGTCGAGCGGGTGATCTGTGGTCGACTGTGGCGAAGTGGCACTGGCGTTTTGTGGATCGCCAAGGCTACTGGCTCTCGAAGGGACAGTCCCAGACGATGCACTGCAAGGGCTATGAGGGTCTACATAGTCAATCTGCTCAAGCCGTCGCTGACAGCTTCTACGACAGCCTACAATCATGGCGCAAAAAACGAGACAGTGGCAACTATGAAGGTTTACGTCCACCCTACAAACAGAAGCGCTATTTCAAGATCCAGTGGAAGTCCTCTGCGATTAAGCTACGTGACGACGGTGTGCTGCGCCTCTCCAATGGGCGTGGCAACGACCCGGCGTTGATTAACTGGCCTTCGGGCCAAGAACCGAAACGAGTCGAGATTGGATGGGACGGCGATCGGTACGAGCTTCGGTGCCAGCAGAAGGTCGAAGAAGACGGGGAGCCGAAGGGCTCTAAGACGGCTGGCATCGACGTAGGGGAGATCCATCTTGCGGCTGTCTACACGGAAGATGAGTCTTGGACCGTCAACGGCAGAGAACTTCGGAGTCTTCGTCGTCAACAGAACCGTACGAAGAAGAAGCTGGATTCGAAGATCGACCAGAAAGAGTACGGAAGTAGGAAATGGAAACGATTGGCCAGAGCCAAGGACCGACAGTTGAGAAAAACCCGCAACCAGATCAAGGATCTCCTCCACAAGCAATCCACGCGGCTGCTAAAGACTCTCCACGAAAGACGAGTCGGAACAGTTGTAGTGGGCGACTTGACAGGAATCCGAGAAAGCATCGGCTACGGATCGAAGGCGAACCAGAAGCTCCACCAGTGGGCCTACGGCGAGTTCGCCAGAATGATCGAGTACAAGGCGCGACTTTGCGGAATGACCGTCGAGCGTGTCGGTGAAGCCTACACAAGTCAAGAATGTCCCTCCTGCGGAAACAGGCATAAACCACACGGCAGAGAGTACATCTGCGGCTGTGGGTTCGAGGGACACCGAGATCTCGTAGGTGCAGCCAATATCCGACAGAAGTATCTCGGGCAGGATGAACCGGAAGGTTCTCCTCTCCGAGTAGCTGGCGAAGGACCTAAACGGTCCGTCATGGCTTCGCCCACTGGTGTGCGGTATCGACCGCACATGCGGTGTAACCCGGCGACCGTTGGTAAGACCTCTACAGAGCCGAAAGGCTCTTGTGGGCAGGCGGGCAGACCCGTGGGATCAGGGCAGAGAAGCCCGCAGGAGAATCTCCCGGCTTTAGCCGGAGGAGAAGTCAAAGCGTCTGAGACGTAA
- a CDS encoding Uma2 family endonuclease has product MPTTATPAKEHQERWNEITADPLLRKLPYKVETNHRGQIVLSPHKNRHTFQQKAIQKTLDDLLSGGEAFQELAIATSGGTKQADVVWASSSRIAEMKETGDPTTLAPEICVEVMSESNDWEEMEEKADLYRKAGAEEVWIVDGEEKVHFIAEEEMERSEIAPGFPRSV; this is encoded by the coding sequence ATGCCGACCACTGCCACGCCGGCGAAGGAGCACCAGGAGCGATGGAACGAGATCACCGCTGACCCTCTGCTCCGCAAGCTCCCCTACAAAGTGGAGACCAACCATAGAGGCCAGATCGTCTTGAGCCCGCACAAAAACCGCCACACGTTTCAACAGAAGGCCATTCAGAAGACGCTCGATGACCTCCTTTCCGGGGGGGAGGCGTTTCAGGAGCTGGCAATTGCTACGAGCGGGGGCACGAAGCAGGCGGATGTGGTTTGGGCGTCGAGCAGTCGGATCGCCGAGATGAAAGAGACCGGTGATCCGACGACCCTCGCTCCGGAGATCTGCGTCGAGGTGATGTCCGAATCCAACGACTGGGAGGAGATGGAGGAAAAGGCCGATCTCTACCGGAAGGCCGGTGCCGAAGAGGTCTGGATTGTCGACGGGGAGGAAAAGGTCCACTTCATTGCGGAGGAAGAGATGGAGAGATCAGAGATCGCGCCGGGCTTCCCACGTTCGGTTTGA
- a CDS encoding RNA-guided endonuclease InsQ/TnpB family protein: protein MELSLLWSCRSWGHMNLSVLNLSVLNLSVLNLSVRGLFSPSAVRQNAMYLTRKLKLGRTDQLDRLARRAGHLWSTVAKLHWRFVDRQGYWLSKGQAQKMYCKGFDGLHSQSAQAIADSFYDSLQSLRKKRDNGSYEGLRPPYKQKRYFKVQWKSSAIKLRDDGVLRLSNGRGTDPVLIDWPVGKEPKRAEIGWDGSQHELRCQYKVEENEEPKGQKKAGVDLGERHLATVYVENGENISVRGGRLRSLRRQHNRMLSTLRSKIDRKEKGSRRWKRLIRAKNRQLQKIRNRIEDFLHKTATRLVNTLHERRVGSVVVGDLTGIRERISYGSRMNQRLHQWAYSKFEHMLTYKAQLRG, encoded by the coding sequence ATGGAGCTGTCGCTTTTATGGAGCTGTCGCTCCTGGGGACATATGAACCTGTCGGTTCTGAACCTGTCGGTTCTGAACCTGTCGGTTCTGAACCTGTCGGTTCGGGGACTCTTCTCGCCCAGCGCAGTGAGACAAAATGCTATGTATCTGACTCGCAAGCTCAAATTGGGCAGGACCGATCAGCTTGACCGCCTTGCGCGGCGGGCGGGTCATCTCTGGTCGACTGTGGCGAAGTTGCATTGGCGATTCGTTGACCGTCAGGGCTACTGGCTCTCGAAAGGGCAAGCCCAGAAGATGTACTGCAAGGGCTTCGACGGGCTGCACAGCCAGTCGGCTCAGGCAATAGCGGACAGCTTCTACGACAGCCTCCAGAGTTTGCGCAAGAAACGAGACAACGGCAGCTATGAGGGCTTGCGCCCGCCCTACAAGCAGAAGCGCTACTTCAAGGTCCAGTGGAAGTCCTCTGCGATTAAGCTACGTGACGACGGTGTGCTGCGTCTTTCCAACGGACGCGGCACCGACCCGGTGCTAATCGACTGGCCTGTGGGCAAAGAACCGAAACGAGCCGAGATCGGCTGGGACGGCAGCCAGCATGAGCTTCGGTGCCAGTACAAAGTCGAAGAGAACGAAGAGCCGAAGGGACAGAAAAAAGCAGGCGTAGACCTCGGAGAACGGCACCTTGCGACCGTATATGTCGAGAACGGAGAGAACATCAGTGTTCGCGGCGGACGGCTTCGTTCGCTCCGCAGGCAACACAACCGAATGTTGAGCACCCTGAGGTCGAAGATCGACCGGAAAGAGAAAGGAAGCAGGCGTTGGAAGCGGCTCATCCGAGCCAAGAACCGTCAACTACAGAAGATTCGCAATCGGATTGAGGACTTTCTGCACAAAACCGCGACGCGACTCGTCAATACCCTCCACGAGAGACGGGTAGGATCAGTTGTAGTCGGCGACCTCACGGGAATCCGCGAGCGGATCTCCTACGGCAGCCGGATGAATCAACGCCTGCACCAATGGGCATACTCGAAGTTTGAGCACATGCTCACCTACAAGGCCCAGCTTCGCGGATAG
- a CDS encoding transposase, with amino-acid sequence MSTCSPTRPSFADRPPKRASEAYTSQTCPDCEHKHKPNGRDFDCPQCSFEAHRDVVGARNILNERYPGDEPTGSTQVAGEGPKRSVMASPTGIRYRPNMQCNPATASKTSAEPKGSCRQAGRPVG; translated from the coding sequence TTGAGCACATGCTCACCTACAAGGCCCAGCTTCGCGGATAGGCCGCCCAAGCGGGCCTCGGAAGCCTACACGTCTCAGACATGCCCAGATTGCGAGCACAAACACAAACCGAATGGCAGAGACTTCGACTGCCCACAGTGCTCGTTTGAGGCACACCGGGACGTGGTAGGCGCACGAAATATCCTGAACGAGAGGTATCCTGGGGACGAACCGACAGGTTCTACCCAGGTAGCTGGCGAAGGACCTAAACGGTCCGTCATGGCTTCGCCCACTGGCATTCGGTATCGACCGAATATGCAGTGTAACCCGGCGACCGCTAGTAAGACCTCTGCAGAGCCGAAAGGCTCTTGTAGGCAGGCGGGCAGACCCGTGGGATAA
- a CDS encoding glycosyltransferase family 4 protein, with translation MPEDPPSLLFVNQHYAPDLASTAQHLTDLAEHLAADGFEVHVLCSRGHYLSGEMDVPAEETRNGVHVHRVRTTAFGRETTLGRLADYASFFLQVLWRLLKGPRYDAVVSLTTPPLLPVAMAAARLLRGQPYGIWSMDLHPEAEQAVGMIGEDSPLTRVLQGLADWSYRRAAFTVDLGPHMKERIRAKGVPDERLHTIPVWNKRDEVYPIPDDQNPLMEKVGLEDKFVVMYSGNAGLGHRFDEVLRAAEHFDGRKEGIHFLFVGSGPRREEIERFAETRGLSNLTYLDYFPRDQIKFSLSLADVHLLTLRRSFAGIAVPGKLYGILASGTPALMVGPEASDPAKTIQHHEVGTVVDPSSFDAEAAATEAVIGAIQHLRDHPDEQQSVGARGREVFLSRFEQETCCEKWTAILRQELETP, from the coding sequence ATGCCCGAGGATCCACCCTCTCTCCTCTTCGTCAACCAGCACTACGCCCCCGATCTGGCCTCGACGGCCCAGCACCTGACGGACCTCGCTGAGCACTTAGCGGCGGACGGCTTTGAGGTGCACGTCCTCTGCAGCCGGGGCCACTACCTGTCCGGCGAGATGGACGTGCCGGCCGAAGAGACGCGCAACGGCGTGCACGTCCACCGGGTCCGCACCACCGCCTTCGGGCGGGAGACGACGCTCGGCCGCCTCGCCGACTACGCGAGCTTCTTCCTGCAGGTACTGTGGCGCCTGCTCAAAGGCCCGCGGTACGACGCGGTCGTGTCGCTTACGACCCCGCCCCTGCTGCCGGTGGCGATGGCCGCGGCGCGCCTGCTCCGCGGGCAGCCGTACGGCATCTGGTCGATGGACCTGCACCCGGAGGCCGAGCAGGCGGTCGGCATGATCGGCGAAGACAGCCCGCTGACGCGCGTCCTGCAGGGCCTGGCGGACTGGAGCTACCGGCGGGCGGCCTTCACTGTCGACCTGGGGCCGCATATGAAAGAGCGAATTCGGGCGAAGGGCGTCCCCGACGAGAGGCTCCACACGATCCCGGTCTGGAACAAGAGAGACGAGGTCTACCCCATCCCGGACGACCAGAATCCGCTGATGGAGAAAGTCGGGCTGGAGGACAAATTTGTGGTTATGTACTCGGGCAATGCCGGGCTTGGCCACCGCTTCGACGAGGTGCTGAGGGCCGCGGAGCACTTCGACGGCCGGAAGGAGGGCATCCATTTTCTGTTCGTGGGGAGCGGGCCGCGGCGGGAGGAGATCGAGCGCTTCGCCGAGACTCGCGGCCTGTCGAACCTCACCTATCTCGACTACTTCCCGCGGGACCAGATCAAATTCTCCCTGTCGCTGGCCGATGTGCACCTGCTCACCCTGCGGCGCTCGTTTGCGGGCATCGCCGTGCCGGGCAAGCTGTACGGCATTTTGGCCTCAGGGACCCCGGCGCTCATGGTGGGGCCGGAGGCGTCCGACCCGGCGAAGACGATCCAGCACCACGAGGTGGGCACCGTCGTCGATCCGAGCAGCTTCGACGCCGAGGCTGCCGCGACGGAGGCGGTCATCGGGGCCATCCAGCATCTCCGTGACCACCCCGATGAGCAGCAGTCCGTCGGGGCACGAGGCCGGGAGGTCTTCTTAAGCCGCTTTGAGCAGGAGACGTGCTGCGAAAAGTGGACTGCGATTTTGCGGCAGGAGCTGGAAACGCCTTGA